From Herbiconiux flava, one genomic window encodes:
- a CDS encoding class E sortase → MTDSVQGELRRPRRRKRGLVSRVVGVFGELLITAGVLVLLFLGWQFTLNGVMLSNQQASDADQLIDGWQSGDDGASPAPVAPATDGTTATPAFAYGEPPAADAAPGDAEEFAVVYVPRFGSDFKKTIAEGVDPRSVLNKGGAGHYASTQMPGEIGNFAIAAHRDGWGSPFLKINELQLGDKVYVETQAGWYTYTFRGLEYVTPYGVGVIDPVPQVPNAAPTDRILTMTSCNPLYVASERIIAYSVLTDWTPRSVGAPAEISGLVGA, encoded by the coding sequence ATGACCGACAGCGTGCAGGGCGAGCTCCGGCGCCCGCGACGGCGCAAGCGCGGCCTGGTCTCCCGCGTCGTCGGGGTGTTCGGCGAACTGCTGATCACGGCCGGCGTGCTGGTGCTGCTCTTCCTCGGCTGGCAGTTCACGCTGAACGGGGTGATGCTGAGCAACCAGCAGGCCTCCGACGCCGACCAGCTGATCGACGGCTGGCAGTCGGGTGACGACGGCGCCTCGCCGGCGCCCGTCGCGCCCGCCACCGACGGCACCACGGCGACCCCTGCCTTCGCCTACGGCGAGCCGCCCGCCGCCGACGCGGCTCCCGGCGACGCCGAGGAGTTCGCGGTCGTCTACGTGCCGCGCTTCGGCTCCGACTTCAAGAAGACCATCGCCGAGGGGGTCGATCCGCGTTCGGTGCTGAACAAGGGCGGCGCCGGTCACTACGCCTCCACCCAGATGCCCGGCGAGATCGGCAACTTCGCCATCGCCGCGCACCGCGACGGCTGGGGCAGCCCGTTCCTGAAGATCAATGAGCTGCAGCTGGGCGACAAGGTCTACGTCGAGACCCAGGCGGGCTGGTACACGTACACCTTCCGCGGGCTGGAATACGTCACGCCCTACGGCGTCGGTGTCATCGACCCCGTGCCGCAGGTGCCGAACGCCGCGCCCACCGACCGCATCCTCACCATGACGAGCTGCAATCCGCTCTACGTGGCGAGCGAGCGCATCATCGCCTACTCGGTGCTGACCGACTGGACGCCGCGCTCCGTCGGGGCTCCGGCCGAGATCTCGGGATTGGTGGGGGCCTGA
- a CDS encoding anthranilate synthase component II: MTRVLVIDNYDSFVYTLNGYLQQLGAETEVVRNDSFDAADAAETIAGYDAVLVSPGPGKPSEAGVSIPVVLAALDSGTPLLGVCLGHQAIAEALGATVTNAEELMHGKTSVIRHDDDPFYDGVPDGFTATRYHSLAVVDGTVPDSLVVTSRTDGGVIMGVRHVTAPVYGVQFHPESVLTEGGYRMLGNWLATAGLAEAPERAATLNPLLRAV; encoded by the coding sequence ATGACCCGTGTTCTCGTGATCGACAACTACGACAGCTTCGTCTACACGCTCAACGGCTATCTGCAGCAGCTCGGTGCCGAGACCGAGGTCGTGCGCAACGACTCCTTCGACGCGGCCGACGCCGCCGAGACGATCGCCGGCTACGACGCCGTGCTGGTCTCACCCGGTCCCGGCAAGCCGTCCGAGGCCGGCGTCTCGATCCCGGTCGTGCTGGCGGCCCTCGACTCCGGCACCCCGCTGCTCGGCGTGTGCCTCGGCCACCAGGCGATCGCCGAGGCCCTCGGGGCGACGGTCACCAACGCCGAAGAGCTGATGCACGGCAAGACCTCGGTCATCCGGCACGACGACGACCCCTTCTACGACGGGGTGCCCGACGGCTTCACGGCCACCCGCTACCACTCGCTCGCCGTGGTCGACGGCACGGTGCCCGACTCGCTCGTCGTGACCTCGCGCACCGACGGCGGCGTCATCATGGGCGTGCGTCACGTCACCGCACCGGTGTACGGGGTTCAGTTCCACCCCGAGTCGGTGCTGACCGAGGGCGGCTACCGGATGCTCGGCAACTGGCTCGCGACCGCGGGCCTCGCCGAGGCTCCCGAGCGTGCCGCCACGCTCAACCCGCTGCTGCGCGCGGTCTGA
- the pknB gene encoding Stk1 family PASTA domain-containing Ser/Thr kinase: protein MTDDTRLLAGRYRIGELIGRGGMSNVYSGRDERLGRQVAIKLLKSSLAGDPVFRTRFRQEAQAASRMAHPTIVRVFDAGEERVAEAGGFEGIVPFIVMEFVEGKLLKDVIKEGPVDSAEAIRITEGILTALEYSHRAGVVHRDIKPGNVMITHGGQVKVMDFGIARAISDSSATVAQTTAILGTAQYFSPEQARGESVDARTDLYSTGVVLFEMLTGQPPFKGETPVAVAYQHVSEMPVAPSTINPQVSPAIDQVTLHALAKDRFARFQNAVEFRTDLQIAGAGKIPSKRVPADDFQSSLFGAPPSLTQGTDSALTQLAGDDEYSVRTQSRPPVVWIWAGVVSVAVILVAIVFWVLTLTPTDTLPSTSREIPTMTGQSYEAADATLQQLDLVTARYDVYSDTVPAGQVVDTDPPAGTIVGPGTVIDVRVSQGRQSVTVPTVSGQAATDASTALTTAGFSVGQTVKENSPDVPSDIVIRTDPDGGTGAFAGDTIELVVSTGLVSVPDVTGEPYTDAQTTLAGLQLEVTVQPDPGCAATPQSPGVSQPVSSQSIREGDAAQKSAITIFYCSGA from the coding sequence GTGACCGACGACACCCGCCTCCTCGCCGGGAGGTATCGCATCGGCGAGCTCATCGGGCGCGGCGGCATGTCGAACGTCTACTCGGGCCGCGACGAGCGGCTCGGCCGGCAGGTCGCCATCAAGCTGCTGAAGTCGTCGCTCGCGGGCGACCCGGTGTTCCGCACCCGGTTCCGCCAGGAGGCGCAGGCCGCGTCGCGCATGGCGCATCCCACGATCGTGCGCGTCTTCGACGCCGGCGAGGAGCGGGTGGCCGAGGCCGGCGGCTTCGAGGGCATCGTGCCGTTCATCGTGATGGAGTTCGTCGAGGGCAAGCTGCTCAAGGACGTGATCAAGGAGGGGCCGGTCGACTCGGCCGAGGCCATCCGCATCACCGAGGGCATCCTCACCGCCCTGGAGTACTCGCACCGCGCCGGCGTCGTGCACCGCGACATCAAGCCGGGCAACGTGATGATCACGCACGGCGGCCAGGTGAAGGTGATGGACTTCGGCATCGCCCGGGCCATCTCCGACTCCTCGGCCACGGTCGCGCAGACCACGGCGATCCTCGGCACGGCTCAGTACTTCTCGCCCGAGCAGGCCCGGGGCGAGTCCGTCGACGCCCGCACCGACCTCTACTCCACCGGCGTCGTGCTGTTCGAGATGCTCACCGGCCAGCCGCCGTTCAAGGGCGAGACCCCGGTCGCCGTCGCCTACCAGCACGTCAGCGAGATGCCGGTCGCCCCGTCGACGATCAACCCGCAGGTGTCGCCGGCGATCGACCAGGTCACCCTGCATGCCCTGGCGAAGGACCGCTTCGCCCGCTTCCAGAACGCGGTCGAGTTCCGCACCGACCTGCAGATCGCCGGTGCGGGCAAGATCCCGTCGAAGCGCGTGCCCGCCGACGACTTCCAGTCCTCCCTCTTCGGAGCTCCGCCGAGCCTCACCCAGGGAACAGATTCGGCGCTCACCCAGCTCGCCGGAGACGACGAGTACTCGGTGCGCACGCAGTCGCGGCCGCCTGTGGTCTGGATCTGGGCGGGCGTCGTCTCGGTCGCCGTCATCCTCGTGGCGATCGTGTTCTGGGTGCTGACCCTCACCCCCACCGACACGTTGCCCTCCACCTCGCGCGAGATCCCCACCATGACGGGGCAGAGCTACGAGGCGGCCGACGCCACCCTGCAGCAGCTCGACCTGGTGACCGCGCGCTACGACGTCTACAGCGACACGGTGCCCGCGGGCCAGGTCGTCGACACCGATCCGCCGGCCGGCACCATCGTCGGCCCCGGCACGGTCATCGACGTGCGGGTCTCGCAGGGGCGCCAGTCGGTCACGGTGCCGACGGTCAGCGGCCAGGCGGCGACGGATGCGAGCACGGCCCTCACGACGGCGGGCTTCTCGGTCGGCCAGACGGTCAAGGAGAACTCGCCCGACGTGCCGTCGGACATCGTCATCCGCACCGACCCCGACGGCGGCACAGGCGCCTTCGCCGGCGACACCATCGAACTGGTCGTCTCCACCGGCCTCGTCTCCGTGCCCGACGTCACGGGCGAGCCCTACACCGACGCGCAGACCACCCTCGCGGGCCTGCAGCTCGAGGTCACGGTGCAGCCCGACCCCGGATGCGCGGCGACGCCGCAGAGCCCGGGCGTCAGCCAACCGGTCTCGAGCCAGTCGATCCGCGAGGGCGACGCCGCTCAGAAGTCGGCGATCACGATCTTCTACTGCAGCGGCGCCTGA
- a CDS encoding serine/threonine-protein kinase codes for MRPTAGVTFGGRYELSNRIAIGGMGEVWQATDLVIGRTVAIKILKDEYLGDPGFLERFRAEARHAALVNHEGIANVFDYGEEEGSAYLVMELVPGEALSTILEREHVLSTDRVLDIVAQTALALQAAHAAGLVHRDIKPGNLLITPDGRVKITDFGIARIADQVPLTATGQVMGTVQYLSPEQASGQPASPTTDIYSLGIVAYECLAGKRPFTGESQVAIAMAQINETPPDLPTTIATPVRNLVLSCIAKKPEDRPTSTGALARAAMALRRGDIASAAAAVPAVLGDEPLPPTSATTVMPTSNDATQATTVLAAAGAGAAGGAAANPLLFPTDPETDAVEEAPKKRSPWTWPLIVLIIILLVIGVGTLVTVLFQNNNGGNAVPATTSTSAPPTSAPPTTTAPSPTPSNTRIPVSEAELKGQSFADASGILEGMGLSASRVVGNAAPSADQVDVVYQATPVGNVDPGTTIQLTVYGDVIVPDAPATAPTTDSGSVEPGENFTVSWSSYSCPSGTTLDGYTLQATNATLQAEPGTATSAEFTATGAETSTIEIKYQVTCSGSASGFSPALTLSISGGGPTPKPSETPED; via the coding sequence ATGAGACCCACAGCAGGGGTGACCTTCGGGGGCCGGTACGAGCTGTCGAATCGCATCGCGATCGGCGGCATGGGCGAGGTCTGGCAGGCGACCGACCTCGTGATCGGCCGCACCGTCGCGATCAAGATCCTGAAGGACGAGTACCTGGGCGACCCGGGCTTCCTCGAGCGCTTCCGCGCCGAGGCCCGGCACGCCGCGCTCGTCAACCACGAGGGCATCGCGAACGTCTTCGACTACGGCGAGGAGGAGGGCAGCGCCTACCTCGTGATGGAGCTGGTGCCCGGCGAGGCGCTCTCCACCATCCTCGAGCGCGAGCACGTGCTCTCCACCGACCGGGTGCTCGACATCGTCGCCCAGACCGCGCTCGCCCTGCAGGCCGCGCACGCCGCGGGCCTCGTGCACCGCGACATCAAGCCAGGCAACCTGCTGATCACGCCCGACGGCCGTGTGAAGATCACCGACTTCGGCATCGCTCGCATCGCCGACCAGGTGCCGCTCACCGCGACCGGCCAGGTCATGGGCACCGTGCAGTACCTCTCGCCCGAGCAGGCCAGCGGTCAGCCGGCCTCCCCCACCACCGACATCTACTCGCTCGGCATCGTCGCCTACGAGTGCCTGGCGGGCAAGCGCCCGTTCACGGGCGAGTCGCAGGTCGCGATCGCGATGGCGCAGATCAACGAGACGCCGCCCGACCTGCCGACCACGATCGCCACCCCGGTGCGCAACCTCGTGCTCTCCTGCATCGCCAAGAAGCCCGAAGACCGGCCGACCTCCACCGGTGCCCTCGCGCGGGCCGCCATGGCGCTGCGTCGCGGCGACATCGCCTCGGCGGCGGCGGCCGTGCCCGCTGTGCTCGGCGACGAGCCGCTGCCCCCGACCTCGGCCACCACCGTCATGCCGACGAGCAACGACGCCACCCAGGCGACCACCGTGCTCGCCGCGGCGGGAGCCGGTGCCGCCGGTGGAGCCGCGGCCAACCCGCTGCTGTTCCCCACCGACCCCGAGACCGACGCGGTCGAGGAGGCGCCGAAGAAGCGCAGCCCGTGGACCTGGCCGCTCATCGTGCTGATCATCATCCTGCTGGTCATCGGCGTCGGAACCCTCGTCACCGTTCTCTTCCAGAACAACAACGGCGGCAACGCGGTGCCCGCGACCACCTCCACGAGCGCACCGCCCACCTCCGCGCCTCCGACCACCACGGCTCCGTCGCCCACGCCGTCCAACACGCGCATCCCCGTCTCCGAGGCGGAGCTCAAGGGCCAGTCGTTCGCCGACGCCTCGGGCATCCTCGAGGGCATGGGCCTGTCGGCCAGCCGCGTGGTCGGCAACGCCGCCCCCTCGGCCGATCAGGTCGACGTCGTCTACCAGGCCACCCCCGTCGGCAACGTCGACCCGGGTACCACCATCCAGCTCACGGTCTACGGCGACGTGATCGTTCCCGACGCCCCGGCGACGGCTCCGACCACCGACTCCGGCAGCGTGGAGCCCGGTGAGAACTTCACGGTCTCCTGGTCGTCGTACAGCTGCCCCTCGGGAACCACGCTCGACGGCTACACGCTGCAGGCGACGAACGCGACCCTGCAGGCCGAGCCGGGAACGGCGACGAGCGCCGAGTTCACGGCGACGGGTGCCGAGACCTCGACCATCGAGATCAAGTACCAGGTGACCTGCTCCGGCTCGGCCTCGGGCTTCTCGCCAGCGCTGACACTGTCGATCTCCGGTGGCGGCCCGACGCCCAAGCCCTCCGAGACGCCCGAAGATTGA
- a CDS encoding peptidoglycan D,D-transpeptidase FtsI family protein, producing MTRELKRVSIVVFAMFLALLVSTTLIQFFQADNLAGDARNARTIYASYDVERGPILVDGQPIAVSVPTGDEFKYQRSYPQGPLYSAVTGYYTLGQGSSQIEQSMNDYLSGTSDSQFLEYLDRLVTGKNPQGASVELTIDPVVQQAAYDALGSYQGAVVAIEPSTGRILAMVSKPDYDPNALAAHDTQQVLDAYDQLLAAPGDPLINKTINDLNPPGSTFKIVTTSAALQNSGLPVDHTEPNLARLPLPGSDATVANAGGGTCGGGDTVSIATAFILSCNIPMAELGMEMGESSLGDMASAFGFGSELSIPMDVSTSEYPRGLDDAQLALSAFGQGSDVATPLQIAMLSAAVANGGTIMTPDLIDEIRAPDLSVLQSFEAKEFSTPLTDVTASELSTLMAQAVDNGAATNARIDGVSVAGKTGTAENGEDDPYTLWFTGFAPADNPRVAVAVVVEDGGGLGQSGTGNELAAPIAKRVLEAVLSK from the coding sequence GTGACCCGAGAACTCAAGCGCGTGAGCATCGTCGTGTTCGCGATGTTCCTGGCCCTGCTCGTCTCGACGACGCTGATCCAGTTCTTCCAGGCCGACAACCTCGCGGGCGACGCCCGGAACGCCCGCACCATCTACGCCAGCTACGACGTCGAGCGCGGGCCGATCCTGGTCGACGGGCAGCCGATCGCGGTCTCGGTGCCCACGGGCGACGAGTTCAAGTACCAGCGGAGCTACCCGCAGGGCCCGCTCTACAGCGCGGTCACGGGCTACTACACACTCGGCCAGGGCTCCAGCCAGATCGAGCAGTCGATGAACGACTACCTCAGCGGCACGAGCGACTCGCAGTTCCTGGAGTACCTCGACCGCCTGGTCACCGGCAAGAACCCGCAGGGCGCCTCGGTCGAGCTCACCATCGACCCGGTGGTGCAGCAGGCCGCGTACGACGCGCTCGGCAGCTACCAGGGCGCCGTCGTGGCGATCGAGCCGTCGACCGGGCGCATCCTGGCCATGGTCTCCAAGCCCGACTACGACCCCAACGCCCTGGCCGCGCACGACACCCAGCAGGTGCTCGACGCCTATGACCAGCTGCTGGCGGCCCCCGGCGACCCGCTCATCAACAAGACGATCAACGACCTGAACCCCCCGGGCTCGACGTTCAAGATCGTCACCACCTCGGCGGCGCTGCAGAACTCCGGGCTGCCGGTCGACCACACCGAGCCGAACCTCGCGCGCCTGCCGCTCCCCGGCAGCGACGCGACCGTGGCGAACGCCGGCGGCGGCACCTGCGGAGGCGGTGACACGGTCTCCATCGCGACCGCCTTCATCCTCTCCTGCAACATCCCGATGGCCGAGCTCGGCATGGAGATGGGCGAGTCCTCGCTCGGCGACATGGCCAGCGCGTTCGGCTTCGGCAGCGAGCTGTCCATCCCGATGGACGTCTCGACGAGCGAGTACCCGCGCGGCCTCGACGACGCGCAGCTCGCCCTCTCGGCCTTCGGTCAGGGCAGCGACGTGGCGACGCCGCTGCAGATCGCGATGCTCTCGGCGGCCGTCGCGAACGGCGGCACGATCATGACGCCCGATCTCATCGACGAGATCCGGGCCCCCGATCTGAGCGTGCTGCAGAGCTTCGAGGCGAAGGAATTCTCGACCCCGCTGACCGATGTAACAGCTTCGGAACTTTCGACGCTGATGGCGCAGGCGGTCGATAACGGCGCGGCTACTAATGCAAGAATAGACGGCGTCAGTGTGGCTGGTAAGACCGGCACCGCAGAGAACGGGGAAGACGATCCCTACACCCTGTGGTTCACCGGTTTCGCCCCGGCTGACAACCCTCGGGTCGCCGTCGCTGTGGTCGTGGAAGACGGCGGTGGGCTGGGCCAATCGGGCACAGGCAACGAATTGGCCGCGCCGATCGCGAAACGAGTACTAGAGGCGGTGCTGAGTAAATGA
- a CDS encoding FtsW/RodA/SpoVE family cell cycle protein: MSAAPTAPVSPTPAATPGKGIRRIRVPQKLRNLELFLLLFVCAVNAFAVVIVQFGALGSADLTVVTLGAGLAVLVFAMHIALRLVATNADPFILPIASLLNGIGIAMIYRIDIAEKLTGWESTALRQVVWTAVAVALAIAVIVVIRNHRVLQRYTYVAGLVAGVLLLLPMLPVLGQEINGARVWIHVGSFSFQPGEVAKIALAVFFAGYLVSRRDSLSMVGRRMLGLRFPRGRDLGPILVLWALSMAIIIFQRDLGTALLYFGLFVVMIYVATGRASWVVLGVGLFLAGGVIAGQVLVYVNDRFTNWLDAFNPAVYDAQGGSYQLVQGLFGLANGGLIGTGLGEGRPDITPLAQSDYIIASLGEELGLAGLFAIFGLYLLFISRGLRISFAGQDDFGRLLGVGLSFTLALQCFIVIGGVTRVIPLTGLTTPFLAAGGSSLVANWIIVALLLRLSDTVRNQPRLVI, encoded by the coding sequence ATGTCCGCCGCCCCCACCGCTCCCGTCTCCCCCACTCCGGCCGCCACACCGGGCAAGGGCATCCGACGCATCCGCGTGCCGCAGAAGCTGCGCAACCTCGAGCTGTTCCTGCTGCTGTTCGTCTGCGCGGTCAACGCCTTCGCGGTCGTGATCGTGCAGTTCGGCGCGCTGGGCTCGGCCGATCTCACCGTCGTGACCCTGGGCGCCGGGCTCGCCGTGCTCGTGTTCGCCATGCACATCGCGCTGCGGCTGGTGGCCACGAACGCCGACCCCTTCATCCTGCCGATCGCCTCGCTCCTGAACGGCATCGGCATCGCGATGATCTACCGAATCGACATCGCCGAGAAGCTCACCGGCTGGGAGTCGACCGCGCTTCGGCAGGTGGTCTGGACGGCCGTGGCGGTGGCCCTCGCGATCGCCGTGATCGTCGTCATCCGCAACCACCGCGTGCTGCAGCGCTACACCTACGTCGCCGGGCTCGTCGCCGGTGTGCTCCTCCTCCTGCCGATGCTGCCGGTGCTCGGCCAGGAGATCAACGGCGCCCGGGTCTGGATCCACGTCGGCTCGTTCTCGTTCCAGCCCGGCGAGGTGGCGAAGATCGCCCTGGCCGTCTTCTTCGCGGGCTACCTGGTCTCGCGCCGCGACAGCCTCTCGATGGTGGGTCGACGGATGCTCGGCCTCCGCTTCCCGCGCGGCCGCGACCTCGGCCCCATCCTGGTGCTCTGGGCCCTCTCGATGGCGATCATCATCTTCCAGCGCGACCTCGGCACGGCGCTGCTCTACTTCGGACTGTTCGTGGTGATGATCTACGTCGCCACGGGGCGGGCGAGCTGGGTCGTGCTCGGGGTCGGCCTGTTCCTCGCCGGCGGTGTGATCGCCGGGCAGGTGCTCGTCTACGTCAACGACCGCTTCACGAACTGGCTCGACGCCTTCAACCCCGCCGTCTACGACGCCCAGGGCGGCAGCTACCAGCTGGTGCAGGGGCTGTTCGGCCTCGCCAACGGCGGGCTGATCGGCACGGGTCTCGGCGAGGGCCGGCCCGACATCACCCCGCTGGCGCAGAGCGACTACATCATCGCCTCGCTCGGCGAGGAGCTGGGGCTGGCCGGCCTGTTCGCCATCTTCGGCCTCTACCTGCTGTTCATCTCGCGCGGCCTCCGCATCAGCTTCGCGGGGCAGGACGACTTCGGCCGGCTGCTCGGCGTCGGCCTCTCGTTCACGCTGGCGCTGCAGTGCTTCATCGTGATCGGCGGCGTCACCCGGGTGATCCCGCTGACCGGTCTGACGACCCCGTTCCTCGCGGCCGGCGGATCGTCGCTGGTGGCCAACTGGATCATCGTCGCGCTGCTGCTCCGCCTGTCGGACACAGTGCGCAATCAGCCGAGGCTGGTGATCTAG
- a CDS encoding PP2C family protein-serine/threonine phosphatase encodes MAIVTVSAAVSHVGKIRSNNQDSGFAGETLFAVADGMGGHAGGDVASALALQRLAEIDGEYGSAVDAEFALQEAIVAANAVLTETVYEHPELTGMGTTLSALVRVGHSVALAHIGDSRVYRLRDDVLTQITVDHTFVQRLVDSGRITPEEAKTHPRRSVLMRVLGDVDAAPEVDLQVMDTRPGDRWMLCSDGLSGVVEHDDIEKVLKNQVSPSDAANALVKESLDHGAPDNVTVVVVDVHQSLETPEVEPVIVGSAASPIAFEQRTGRRTTRSTNLAGIPGLRLHPRGPASTEPSHFEPGSEDYLDELIEEDRRRGRRRKITWLVGAILVIALVAAGLWAGYRWTQTRYYVGESDGYVSIYQGIQQGVGPISLSHVYQQTEIESDALTPYAQNQVEKTITADSVQDAREIVERLNSATPTDEGGAPSTSTPTPTPAPDGTPPPTPTGTPAP; translated from the coding sequence GTGGCGATCGTGACCGTGAGCGCGGCCGTGTCCCACGTGGGCAAGATCCGCTCCAACAACCAGGACTCCGGGTTCGCGGGCGAGACGCTCTTCGCGGTGGCCGACGGCATGGGCGGGCACGCGGGCGGCGACGTCGCGAGCGCCCTGGCACTCCAGCGTCTGGCCGAGATCGACGGCGAGTACGGGTCGGCGGTCGACGCCGAGTTCGCGCTGCAGGAGGCGATCGTCGCCGCGAACGCCGTGCTCACCGAGACGGTGTACGAGCATCCGGAGCTCACCGGTATGGGCACCACCCTCAGCGCCCTCGTGCGGGTGGGCCACAGTGTCGCACTCGCCCACATCGGCGACTCGCGGGTGTACCGCCTGCGCGACGACGTGCTGACCCAGATCACGGTCGACCACACCTTCGTTCAGCGCCTCGTCGACTCGGGCCGCATCACCCCCGAGGAGGCCAAGACCCACCCGCGCCGCTCGGTGCTGATGCGGGTGCTCGGCGACGTCGACGCGGCCCCCGAGGTCGACCTCCAGGTCATGGACACCCGGCCCGGCGACCGGTGGATGCTCTGCTCCGACGGCCTCTCGGGTGTGGTCGAGCACGACGACATCGAGAAGGTCCTGAAGAACCAGGTCTCGCCGAGCGACGCCGCGAACGCCCTGGTCAAGGAGAGCCTCGACCACGGCGCCCCCGACAACGTCACCGTCGTCGTGGTCGACGTGCACCAGTCGCTCGAGACCCCCGAGGTCGAGCCGGTCATCGTCGGCTCGGCGGCCTCGCCCATCGCCTTCGAGCAGCGCACCGGCCGCCGCACCACCCGTTCCACCAACCTGGCCGGCATCCCGGGCCTCCGCCTGCACCCGCGCGGCCCCGCGAGCACCGAGCCGAGCCACTTCGAGCCCGGCTCCGAGGACTACCTCGACGAGCTGATCGAAGAAGACCGCCGCCGCGGCCGCCGACGCAAGATCACCTGGCTGGTCGGCGCCATCCTCGTGATCGCTCTGGTCGCGGCGGGTCTCTGGGCCGGCTACCGCTGGACGCAGACGCGCTACTACGTCGGCGAGTCCGACGGCTACGTCTCGATCTACCAGGGCATCCAGCAGGGTGTCGGGCCCATCTCGCTCTCGCACGTCTACCAGCAGACCGAGATCGAGTCCGACGCGCTCACTCCCTACGCCCAGAACCAGGTCGAGAAGACCATCACCGCCGATTCGGTGCAGGATGCCCGGGAGATCGTCGAGCGCCTGAACTCCGCGACCCCCACCGACGAGGGCGGCGCACCCTCCACCTCGACACCCACCCCGACTCCCGCGCCGGACGGCACGCCCCCGCCCACCCCGACCGGAACCCCGGCCCCCTGA
- a CDS encoding FHA domain-containing protein FhaB/FipA: MSELTLLILQLAFLALLWVFIFIVVYAMRSDLFGQRVRKLRSDAAPAAAAAGGGAAGARSSNAAQAPAPQTPATPAPPAPKVPTFVPAPGTELSGPPRASTANARRLVITSGPKNGSEIPLGTEPLTIGRSSDSSVVIRDDYTSTHHARLMVWGEEWVIQDLDSTNGTFLDGQRVTSPVHVPLNTPIRIGATSFELRR; this comes from the coding sequence ATGAGCGAACTCACACTCCTCATCCTGCAGCTGGCCTTCCTGGCCCTGCTCTGGGTGTTCATCTTCATCGTCGTCTACGCGATGCGCTCCGACCTGTTCGGGCAGCGTGTGCGCAAGCTGCGAAGCGACGCAGCACCCGCCGCCGCAGCCGCCGGCGGCGGCGCAGCCGGGGCCAGGTCTTCGAACGCCGCGCAGGCCCCGGCACCGCAGACCCCCGCGACCCCGGCTCCGCCCGCCCCGAAGGTGCCCACCTTCGTGCCGGCCCCTGGCACCGAGCTCTCCGGCCCGCCCCGCGCCAGCACGGCGAACGCGCGCCGCCTCGTCATCACCTCGGGCCCGAAGAACGGCAGCGAGATCCCGCTCGGCACCGAGCCGCTCACGATCGGCCGCTCGAGCGACTCGAGCGTGGTCATCCGCGACGACTACACCTCCACCCATCACGCGCGCCTGATGGTGTGGGGTGAGGAGTGGGTCATCCAGGACCTCGACTCCACCAACGGCACCTTCCTCGACGGCCAGCGCGTCACCTCCCCCGTCCACGTTCCCCTGAACACGCCGATCCGCATCGGCGCCACGAGCTTCGAACTGCGGCGGTAG
- a CDS encoding FhaA domain-containing protein, producing the protein MGILDNFEKGLERAVNGAFAKTFRSGLQPVEISSALKRELDTKAAVVSRDRILAPNSFRVLLATGDYERMTGIGPTLLDDLNQIVQQHASQQGFQFAGGVSIELVDDPKLTTGVIQIDSANVQSEVRWMPVLDVAGRRHPITKARTVVGRGSDADITIDDTGTSRKHVEILWDGQHAQARDLGSTNGSQLNGRPFQRANLDPDSVIQIGRTTIVFRIVPQTGPAGAAAPRSTPGSAPRSAPGGTPGSGSPDAGGFWR; encoded by the coding sequence GTGGGAATACTGGACAACTTCGAGAAGGGTCTCGAGCGCGCCGTCAACGGCGCCTTCGCGAAGACCTTCCGCTCGGGGCTCCAGCCGGTCGAGATCTCCTCCGCGCTGAAGCGCGAGCTCGACACCAAGGCGGCCGTCGTCTCGCGCGACCGCATCCTCGCGCCCAACAGCTTCCGCGTGCTCCTCGCCACCGGCGACTACGAGCGCATGACGGGCATCGGCCCGACCCTCCTCGACGACCTGAACCAGATCGTCCAGCAGCACGCCTCCCAGCAGGGCTTCCAGTTCGCGGGCGGCGTCTCCATCGAGCTGGTCGACGACCCCAAGCTCACGACGGGCGTCATCCAGATCGACTCGGCCAACGTGCAGAGCGAGGTCAGGTGGATGCCCGTGCTCGACGTCGCGGGCCGCCGCCACCCGATCACCAAGGCGCGCACCGTGGTGGGGCGCGGCAGCGACGCCGACATCACGATCGACGACACCGGCACCTCCCGCAAGCACGTCGAGATCCTGTGGGACGGGCAGCACGCCCAGGCCCGCGACCTCGGCTCGACCAACGGCTCGCAGCTGAACGGCCGGCCGTTCCAGCGTGCCAACCTCGATCCCGACTCGGTCATCCAGATCGGCCGCACGACCATCGTCTTCCGCATCGTCCCGCAGACCGGGCCGGCGGGCGCCGCCGCCCCCCGGAGCACACCGGGAAGCGCCCCGCGCAGCGCCCCGGGCGGCACTCCGGGAAGCGGCTCCCCCGACGCCGGCGGATTCTGGCGGTAG